In the genome of bacterium, the window TATCCAGTCGGCGGAGGAGTTCCTTGACGAATACGAGGTCTTGATCATCAATGACGGCAGCCGTGACCGGACGGGTGAGGTAGCGGAGCGACTTGCGGCCCGGAACGAGCGCGTCCGTGTTATCCACCATCCCTTCAACGTCGGCTATGGGGGTGGCCAACAGACTGGCCTGAAGCATGCCTGCTATCCCTGGGTGATGATCATCCCAGCCGACAGGCAATTCGATCCACAGGACATCCAGAAGTACCTCCCATATACGGACGAGGCGGACATCATAGTCGGCTATCGTTCCGACCGAGGCGACCCACTTTTCAGGAGGATGAACACACTCCTTCTTCGGGCCACGATGGCCGTTCTCTTTGGCGTTACGCTGCGGGATGTCAACTGGGTCAAGCTCATGCGCCGATCGATGATACACAGGTTCCAGATCGAGTCCAAGAACATAGGCGTGGACGCAGAGGTGATCGTCAAGGCGAAATACCTCGGCTGTCGATTCCGCGAGGTCCGCGTCCAATACCTGCCTCGCATAGCCGGCCAATCCAAAGGCGACAAGCTTCTCAACATCGCGATCACCCTGCTGGAGCTGATCAGGCTCTTTTTCTTCAAGTTCCTGAAGATCGGCGATTTCTCGTCCAGACCTTCTCGCCCCAGAGGCACCGGCGCGTGCAAACGGTAAAGACCTTCCTCAACTGCACGCTCGCAGTCTGCATCCTTGCGGCCGCCTACGGGCTGATTGCGATTCTCCGCTCACCCAATCCCTTACGTCCGCCAGGTGTTTTTCTGACGCTCACTGGGGCCGCAGTCATCCTCGGCATCCTCATTCTCTCGATCCTAAAGCCGCCCAGGTTCAGCACCCGTCCGATTCATACCCTAGCAGCTTACCCCACACATAGGCACCCATCCGATGTTACGAT includes:
- a CDS encoding glycosyltransferase family 2 protein, which translates into the protein MVPAFNEELNLEGAVCDIIQSAEEFLDEYEVLIINDGSRDRTGEVAERLAARNERVRVIHHPFNVGYGGGQQTGLKHACYPWVMIIPADRQFDPQDIQKYLPYTDEADIIVGYRSDRGDPLFRRMNTLLLRATMAVLFGVTLRDVNWVKLMRRSMIHRFQIESKNIGVDAEVIVKAKYLGCRFREVRVQYLPRIAGQSKGDKLLNIAITLLELIRLFFFKFLKIGDFSSRPSRPRGTGACKR